The Negativicoccus succinicivorans genome includes a region encoding these proteins:
- the dtd gene encoding D-aminoacyl-tRNA deacylase, whose amino-acid sequence MRAVIQRTTQSQVTVDGELVGKAGAGLTVLLGVGAEDTAEDARYLADKIVNLRIFEDADGKMNRSLLDTGGEILAISQFTLYGDVRKGRRPSFTAAAPPSLAEPLYEVFVQALRAHDVTVGTGRFQTEMQVTLTNNGPVTILLDSGKLF is encoded by the coding sequence ATGCGTGCAGTGATCCAACGAACGACACAAAGCCAAGTAACGGTAGACGGTGAACTTGTCGGCAAAGCCGGCGCGGGATTGACGGTGTTGCTCGGTGTCGGGGCGGAAGATACGGCAGAAGATGCCCGTTATCTCGCCGATAAAATTGTCAATTTACGCATCTTTGAAGACGCGGACGGCAAGATGAACCGGTCTCTTTTGGATACGGGCGGCGAAATTCTCGCGATTTCCCAATTCACTTTATACGGTGACGTACGCAAAGGCCGGCGGCCGAGTTTTACCGCCGCCGCTCCGCCAAGTCTCGCGGAGCCGCTTTATGAAGTATTTGTTCAAGCGCTGCGCGCGCATGATGTGACGGTCGGGACCGGTCGTTTTCAAACGGAAATGCAGGTCACATTGACGAATAACGGACCCGTGACCATTTTGCTGGATAGCGGAAAGTTATTTTGA
- a CDS encoding MBL fold metallo-hydrolase — MKIIALTLGPLATNCYILFSEATKHAIVIDPAAEAKEIQKALTKFDLQLKKILLTHGHADHIGALEELRALYPDVPVAMHQADQAYLSDPKLNLSAYQYQSVKAQPAEEFLTEGDTVVLDDIRLEVLETPGHTPGGISFYAAEPGVVFVGDALFQGSIGRTDFPGGSMSQLITRIEEKLLSLADATVVLSGHGPSTTIGEEKRCNPFLNMKKQ; from the coding sequence ATGAAAATTATCGCGTTAACACTCGGACCGCTGGCGACCAATTGCTATATTCTGTTTTCAGAAGCGACCAAGCATGCGATCGTCATCGATCCGGCAGCGGAAGCCAAAGAGATCCAAAAAGCGCTGACGAAATTTGATTTACAATTGAAAAAAATTCTGCTGACTCATGGTCATGCCGATCATATCGGAGCATTAGAAGAACTGCGCGCGTTGTACCCGGATGTACCGGTGGCGATGCATCAGGCGGATCAAGCCTATTTGAGCGATCCGAAACTGAATTTATCGGCTTACCAATACCAAAGCGTGAAGGCGCAGCCGGCGGAAGAATTTCTGACGGAGGGCGATACCGTCGTCTTGGATGATATCCGACTTGAGGTTTTGGAGACACCGGGCCACACGCCCGGCGGCATCAGCTTTTACGCCGCCGAACCGGGAGTGGTATTTGTCGGTGACGCTCTGTTTCAAGGCTCGATCGGGCGCACGGATTTTCCGGGCGGCTCGATGTCGCAATTAATTACCCGTATTGAAGAAAAATTATTATCTTTGGCCGATGCCACCGTGGTTTTATCCGGACACGGACCATCGACTACGATCGGAGAAGAAAAAAGATGCAACCCGTTTCTGAACATGAAAAAACAGTGA
- a CDS encoding AI-2E family transporter: MQPVSEHEKTVNVVPLKRDAQFWLRIVLVTAVALTVYYVPWIVVPFLIGLFLCLILRPLVDFQMKMAEKLRWRRFPIDIAIIIAFLVFIAVMTILARSIFVPFWHQFEGFVLQIPSLTSQLLETMQYLQARYIDFIPPEAQEMINDSLVRAGNYLIDVAKNGIFAVIAFTGTLVELVVVPIITFYMLKAGSTFKRIFAGLFPMEYRQHIMDLVQETDHILSAYIRGQLILCVAIASMVFVGMWWLEVPYPLVIALLAGIVELVPIVGPIVGAIPALLLALTISGSLAVKVLIFYIVVQQFDGHILMPKLMGNVIEIHPVAIIAGVLLGSAVLGVFGMMLAVPTLAVLKVITKHMWYYNKYREIARS, from the coding sequence ATGCAACCCGTTTCTGAACATGAAAAAACAGTGAATGTAGTACCTTTGAAACGCGATGCGCAATTTTGGCTGCGCATTGTCCTTGTGACGGCCGTCGCTTTAACCGTTTACTATGTGCCGTGGATTGTCGTACCGTTTTTGATCGGCCTCTTTTTGTGCCTGATCTTGCGACCGCTCGTCGATTTTCAGATGAAAATGGCGGAGAAATTGCGCTGGCGCCGGTTCCCCATCGATATTGCCATTATCATTGCGTTCTTGGTATTTATCGCGGTGATGACCATTCTGGCGCGCAGTATTTTCGTGCCGTTCTGGCATCAATTTGAAGGCTTTGTATTGCAGATTCCGTCGTTGACGTCGCAACTTTTAGAAACCATGCAGTATTTGCAGGCGCGCTATATTGACTTCATCCCGCCGGAAGCGCAGGAGATGATCAATGACTCGCTGGTGCGTGCGGGTAACTACTTGATTGACGTTGCGAAAAACGGTATCTTCGCCGTGATTGCATTTACCGGCACTTTGGTCGAACTGGTCGTCGTGCCGATTATTACGTTTTACATGTTAAAAGCGGGCAGCACATTCAAACGCATTTTCGCCGGATTGTTCCCGATGGAGTATCGTCAACATATTATGGATCTGGTGCAGGAAACGGATCATATCCTGAGCGCCTATATTCGCGGTCAGTTGATCTTGTGCGTGGCGATCGCCAGCATGGTGTTTGTCGGCATGTGGTGGCTGGAAGTTCCGTATCCTTTGGTCATCGCGCTGCTCGCGGGAATCGTGGAATTGGTGCCGATCGTCGGTCCAATCGTGGGCGCGATTCCGGCCCTTTTGTTGGCGCTGACCATCAGCGGCTCACTCGCCGTAAAAGTACTGATCTTCTACATCGTCGTGCAGCAATTTGACGGTCATATCTTAATGCCGAAACTCATGGGCAACGTCATTGAGATTCACCCGGTCGCGATTATCGCCGGCGTTCTTTTGGGAAGCGCCGTTCTCGGCGTGTTCGGCATGATGCTTGCCGTACCGACACTCGCCGTGTTGAAGGTCATTACCAAGCATATGTGGTATTACAACAAGTACAGAGAAATCGCACGTAGTTAA
- a CDS encoding Fur family transcriptional regulator: MRQNEIMRTLREKIKEHKYKFTTQRQDILKVFVESDENHMSAEDVYNAVKVIQPDIGLATVYRTLDLFVELGLLKKLDFGDGRSRYELFDDNMPHFHHHLICLGCGTIKEFEYDMLDPLEQIIEEEERFQIVDHVLKFYGYCRKCRRKQRRI, encoded by the coding sequence ATGCGACAAAATGAAATTATGCGGACGTTGCGCGAAAAGATCAAAGAACACAAGTATAAATTTACCACGCAGCGGCAGGATATTTTGAAAGTGTTTGTGGAAAGCGACGAAAATCACATGAGCGCGGAAGATGTCTACAATGCGGTCAAAGTCATTCAGCCGGATATCGGTTTGGCGACGGTATATCGTACGCTCGATTTATTCGTGGAACTCGGCTTGTTAAAGAAGTTGGATTTCGGAGATGGGCGTTCGCGCTACGAATTATTTGATGATAATATGCCGCATTTCCATCACCATCTGATTTGCTTGGGTTGCGGCACCATTAAAGAATTTGAGTACGATATGCTGGATCCGCTGGAACAGATCATCGAAGAAGAGGAGCGGTTCCAAATCGTGGATCATGTGCTGAAATTCTACGGCTACTGCCGCAAGTGCCGTCGTAAACAGCGTCGTATATGA
- the hemZ gene encoding coproporphyrinogen dehydrogenase HemZ, with amino-acid sequence MTLHTYFLDGPAAWHSPVAQLMLRFGLRWDEKQPDCRVRVTPQNNTYRVELLLGNTSYASQTVSTRRAGGHFLSDVLVTLCEKPLGEWGYLVGMRPTKLLHPLLAEDDFAAQAEALWAREKVAPRWGRLLTAIGERQRPYLSNDWRQTDHQAAVYIGVPFCPSHCVYCSFPARVARPDEDWDGFLAALLEDVQRAGALLRRHQLMIDSVYFGGGTPTVLPEQHLQTLLTALQTELAIPSGTEFTVEAGRPDTITEAKLAAMRRAGVTRLSINPQTLQDRILQTIHRAHTGAQIEHVYAEAQKYHFDAINMDFIAGLPDQTIADMKENLDAVARLRPENVTVHTLALKRHSPLMQTAGKYRLPSVETTRAMADLAYETLCGMGYEPYYLYRQKYLAADLANIGYALPGTLCRYNIQMMGERIHILGIGPGATNKVIKNAAFQFDRCYFPWDNAAYSERLESYLTERDRLFQSISQRSEVQ; translated from the coding sequence ATGACGCTGCATACCTATTTTCTGGACGGACCGGCGGCATGGCATTCCCCCGTGGCGCAGCTGATGCTCCGCTTCGGTTTGCGTTGGGACGAAAAACAGCCGGATTGTCGGGTACGAGTGACGCCGCAAAACAATACGTACCGGGTAGAATTGTTGCTGGGTAACACCTCGTATGCTTCGCAAACAGTTTCCACGCGGCGCGCGGGCGGTCATTTTTTGAGTGACGTACTTGTTACTCTTTGCGAAAAGCCGCTCGGTGAATGGGGTTACCTCGTTGGGATGCGTCCGACCAAGCTTTTGCACCCGTTGCTTGCAGAAGATGATTTCGCCGCGCAGGCGGAGGCGCTGTGGGCACGCGAAAAAGTCGCGCCGCGCTGGGGACGACTTTTAACCGCGATCGGTGAACGCCAACGGCCCTATCTTTCCAACGATTGGCGGCAAACCGATCACCAAGCGGCGGTGTATATCGGTGTTCCGTTTTGTCCGAGCCATTGCGTATATTGCTCGTTTCCGGCTCGTGTCGCGCGACCGGATGAAGATTGGGACGGATTTCTGGCGGCGCTGCTGGAAGATGTACAGCGCGCCGGCGCGCTGCTGCGCCGACATCAGTTGATGATCGACAGCGTCTACTTCGGCGGCGGTACACCGACCGTACTTCCGGAGCAACACTTGCAAACGTTATTGACGGCGTTACAAACGGAACTTGCAATTCCATCCGGTACGGAATTTACCGTTGAAGCGGGGCGCCCGGATACGATTACCGAAGCGAAGCTGGCGGCGATGCGCAGGGCGGGAGTAACGCGCTTGAGTATCAACCCGCAAACATTGCAAGATCGCATTTTGCAAACCATTCATCGCGCGCATACCGGCGCACAGATCGAACACGTGTACGCCGAGGCGCAAAAGTATCATTTTGACGCGATCAATATGGATTTCATTGCGGGTTTGCCCGACCAGACCATCGCGGATATGAAAGAAAATTTGGACGCGGTGGCGCGTCTGCGACCGGAAAATGTCACCGTGCATACGTTGGCATTGAAGCGGCACAGCCCGTTGATGCAAACGGCGGGCAAATACCGGCTGCCGTCCGTGGAAACGACGCGGGCGATGGCGGATCTCGCCTATGAAACACTGTGCGGCATGGGTTATGAGCCGTACTATTTATATCGTCAGAAATATCTCGCGGCGGATTTGGCCAATATCGGGTACGCCTTGCCCGGCACGCTTTGCCGCTATAATATACAAATGATGGGCGAACGCATTCACATACTCGGCATCGGACCGGGAGCGACGAATAAAGTGATCAAAAATGCCGCGTTTCAATTTGATCGCTGCTATTTTCCCTGGGACAATGCAGCGTATTCTGAACGGTTGGAGTCATACCTTACGGAAAGGGATCGCCTGTTTCAATCGATATCGCAAAGGAGCGAAGTACAATGA